The following proteins are encoded in a genomic region of Penaeus chinensis breed Huanghai No. 1 chromosome 10, ASM1920278v2, whole genome shotgun sequence:
- the LOC125029812 gene encoding 28S ribosomal protein S29, mitochondrial-like, translated as MAGIMARRILRILPELRSTSILQVKNVQHHLPLCWNSHAVLEQITAPRTSVSNPSLHTKDQLGLWYKIEPEFLKQLYSLGGIPRKYAVQAKTFNETCLMVREPALTVIDLIRRSNLSLPPNKFLLYGRDGVGKTLSQAHILHYLAEEGWLLIHLPVPSAWRRDVKEVVPSTSVPGRFDHPLQAALWLQHFRSQNSELMKTLQLETSMTYTWTRRESTEAGSPLMALLEQGVSRARFASDCIMALATEIKKHATDGRCKVAVVVDGINTFYCPNTLYRREDRTVVEPDNFTLFQAFSQFFDSDWKNGVVVGSVDRMANDAGRRESHLPRYLLRRKGWEKLDPFIPIPVGNYNELEMESVINYYVDRHWLQTVNGASAEGRKELKALSGYNPMTLMEVCNAL; from the exons ATGGCCGGTATCATGGCTCGAAGGATCTTACGAATATTACCCGAATTAC GCTCAACCAGTATCCTTCAAGTCAAGAATGTTCAGCACCATCTGCCTTTGTGTTGGAATAGTCATGCAGTCTTGGAGCAGATTACAGCCCCTCGCACATCAGTCAGCAACCCG agCCTTCATACCAAGGATCAATTAGGACTTTGGTACAAGATTGAACCAGAATTCCTCAAACAGCTGTACAGCTTAGGAGGCATACCCAGGAAATATGCTGTCCAAGCCAAAACATTCAATGAAACATGCCTGATGGTGAGGGAACCAGCTCTCACAGTGATTGATCTGATCAGGCGGTCCAACTTGTCCCTGCCACCTAACAAATTTTTGTTGT ATGGTCGTGATGGTGTTGGAAAGACTTTATCCCAGGCCCATATCCTCCATTACTTGGCTGAAGAGGGCTGGCTACTTATTCATCTTCCAGTTC CATCAGCATGGCGAAGAGATGTCAAGGAGGTTGTCCCATCCACAAGCGTTCCAGGACGATTTGATCATCCTCTTCAGGCAGCACTTTGGCTGCAGCATTTTAGATCTCAAAACTCGGAATTAATGAAGACACTTCAG CTGGAAACATCCATGACTTACACATGGACACGCCGTGAATCAACGGAAGCCGGATCACCACTAATGGCTTTGCTTGAGCAAGGAGTCAGTAGGGCAAGATTTGCTTCTGATTGCATCATGGCTCTTGCAACGGAAATCAAGAAACATGCTACAGATGGCAG ATGTAAGGTAGCAGTAGTCGTGGATGGCATCAATACCTTTTACTGTCCAAATACCTTGTATCGCCGAGAGGATCGCACAGTTGTTGAACCTGACAACTTCACGCTTTTCCAAGCTTTCAGTCAGTTTTTTGACAGCGATTGG AAAAATGGTGTTGTAGTTGGATCAGTTGACAGGATGGCAAATGACGCTGGAAGACGAGAATCCCATTTACCAAGATATTTGCTAAGACGGAAA GGCTGGGAGAAACTTGACCCTTTCATCCCCATTCCCGTCGGCAACTACAATGAGCTAGAAATGGAGAGTGTCATCAATTACTATGTAGACCGGCACTGGCTACAGACAGTGAATGGAGCCTCAGCAGAAGGGCGAAAGGAATTAAAGGCACTCAGTGGCTATAACCCGATGACTCTGATGGAAGTGTGTAATGCCCTTTAA